In Halobacteriovorax sp. JY17, the DNA window AAAGAACTTGAAGTCTTAGAGCTAAGAAAGCTAAAAGAGAAAGATGAAGAAATTTTACAAAAAATATCTGAAGAGCTAAAGAATTTAAGAAAACGTGTCTTTGCTTCTCAACAAGAGAGAAAAGCGAATAAACCGAAGAGTCACAAAAAAAGAACAAAGGGAAACCTCCCTCATAACAAATCTAAAAATGCTCAAATTGAAGAATTAGAAATTGATCTTAATGAAGAAATCATAGACTACAAGATTGAAGAGTCATCATGTCCCAGTTGTGGAGGAGATAAGTTCTTTGAAATGAATAATTGTTTTGAAGAATCAAATGAATTAGAAGTTATAGAAAGACAGTATATAATTAAAAGACATAAGCGTCAGAAGTATTCTTGTAAGTGTTGTAGTAAAATTATTACAGCTCCAGGTGGTGTGAAATTAACCCCTGGCGGCGAATACTCGATTCAACTTGCTACTCAAATAGCTTGTGATAAATTTGAAGATCATCTTCCTCTTGAACGTCAGCGCAAACAAATGAAAAGAGCTGGAATAAATGTTGATGTAAAAACTCTTTATGGCCAGACAGAGCATTTATACAACCTTCTATTTCCACTGAACGAATTAATCAGGCAAGATGTACTTTCTGAAAATTGGGTTCATATTGATGAATCTCCAATTGATTTTTATAATCCAAATAAAAGTAAAGGTTATATTTGGTCAATGAGTAATCCTAGAGGAGCTTATTATCAATTTGAACCTACGAGATCAGGTTCTGTAGCTAAGGAGATGATCAAAGGTTACAAGAAAGGTTGCGTTGTAAGTG includes these proteins:
- a CDS encoding IS66 family transposase, with translation MYDVSKENDREFLREAVSMLQEKLMIKELEVLELRKLKEKDEEILQKISEELKNLRKRVFASQQERKANKPKSHKKRTKGNLPHNKSKNAQIEELEIDLNEEIIDYKIEESSCPSCGGDKFFEMNNCFEESNELEVIERQYIIKRHKRQKYSCKCCSKIITAPGGVKLTPGGEYSIQLATQIACDKFEDHLPLERQRKQMKRAGINVDVKTLYGQTEHLYNLLFPLNELIRQDVLSENWVHIDESPIDFYNPNKSKGYIWSMSNPRGAYYQFEPTRSGSVAKEMIKGYKKGCVVSDGYSGYNFLDSDENYKNISHAFCWAHVRRKFFESMNHDDRSEVVIDLIDKLYEVEHMADELHQLKELRLDNSTSIVKEIDSWIKSMDGKFLDTSSLGKAIHYYQNRREGLQLFLNDDTVPIDNNMAERKQRCPVMGRKNFNCFKSINGADVGTFFYSVIESCKSNGLNPKSFINTMAHRSAKGEALESPFEYASKISERLRTQIAEKLSALSKASG